Proteins encoded by one window of Musa acuminata AAA Group cultivar baxijiao chromosome BXJ2-9, Cavendish_Baxijiao_AAA, whole genome shotgun sequence:
- the LOC103997236 gene encoding glutamate receptor 3.4-like: MGAMAAGGNGTSPGTRPGEIRVGTLFTFNSTIGRAAKLAIELAVDDVNRNPTVLAGTKLRLLAQDTNCSEFLGTMEALQLMEKQVVAIIGPQSSGIAHVVSHAAKELRVPLLAFAATDPSLSSLEYSYLVRTTQSDHFQMNAVADIIDHYGWREVIAIFVDDDFGRGGINALGDALAEKRSKISYKAAFPPNADGSAITDLLEKINLLESRVYVVHVNPDSGLTVFSVARSLGMMGDGYVWIASDWLASVVDSTESANPDTMDLIQGAIVLRQHVPESDLKRAFTFRWSNMFRNGKASSSLNTYAFHAYDSVWLLAHAIDQFLHEEQTIAFSDDPILHDPSGSSLHLSALKRFDGGDKLLDKLLLTNFSGVSGQVQFDSDGDLINPAYDILNIGGTGSRRIGFWSNYSGLSVVAPQVSYRNPPNASTSSRQLYSVIWPGETTATPRGWAFPNNGKPLRIGVPYRTSYKEFVSRDDSPDGVQGYCIDVFKAAVDLLPYPVPLSFILFGDGLKNPSYDDLVQRVYENYFDAAVGDITIVTNRTRIVDFTQPYVESGLVIVAPVKETNSSAWAFLKPFTIQMWCVTGAFFLFVGAVVWILEHRLNAEFRGSPRKQLVTICWFSFSTMFFAQKERTVSSLGRFVLIIWLFVVLIINSSYTASLTSILTVEQLSSGIRGLDSLIHTSDPIGYQVGSFAKNYMTEELNIAESRLVSLNNPEDYARALELGPQRGGVAAIVDELPYVELFLSTNCKFKTVGQEFTKSGWGFAFPRDSPLAVDLSTAILRLSENGDLQRIHDKWLPPTGCSSQDSGIGSNRLSLGSFWGLFLISGLACLVALIIFFARILCQYNEYSSSQETVGIPESERSFKRPMRLTSIKDLIAFVDKKEHEVKSVIKQKSISQQQRRSSQVSDGQYMSPA, from the exons ATGGGTGCCATGGCCGCCGGTGGCAATGGTACGAGTCCTGGCACGAGGCCGGGCGAGATCAGAGTGGGGACTCTGTTTACCTTCAACTCCACGATTGGGAGAGCTGCGAAGCTTGCGATTGAGCTCGCAGTCGACGACGTCAACAGAAATCCGACCGTTCTCGCTGGAACAAAGCTCAGGTTGCTTGCCCAGGACACAAATTGCAGTGAGTTTCTTGGAACCATGGAAG CATTGCAGTTGATGGAGAAACAGGTGGTTGCCATAATAGGACCTCAGTCCTCTGGAATCGCCCATGTTGTCTCACATGCTGCCAAGGAGCTCCGTGTGCCACTCCTCGCTTTCGCTGCCACAGATCCTTCGCTTTCTTCTCTGGAGTACTCTTATTTGGTTCGCACGACGCAGAGCGATCATTTCCAGATGAATGCAGTAGCTGATATAATCGATCACTACGGTTGGAGAGAGGTCATTGCCATCTTTGTGGATGACGATTTTGGTAGAGGAGGAATAAATGCTTTAGGTGATGCTCTGGCCGAGAAACGCTCTAAGATCTCCTACAAAGCTGCCTTCCCTCCGAACGCGGACGGAAGCGCGATCACTGACTTGCTGGAGAAGATAAATCTATTGGAATCCCGGGTTTACGTCGTTCATGTAAACCCTGATTCGGGTCTCACGGTCTTCTCGGTGGCAAGATCTCTAGGAATGATGGGTGATGGTTATGTGTGGATAGCATCAGATTGGCTTGCTTCTGTTGTAGATTCGACCGAGTCAGCCAACCCAGACACGATGGATCTTATACAAGGGGCCATTGTTCTTCGCCAGCATGTCCCGGAGTCTGATCTCAAGCGAGCATTTACCTTCAGATGGAGCAATATGTTTCGGAACGGGAAGGCAAGCTCAAGCTTGAACACTTATGCGTTTCACGCGTATGATTCTGTTTGGTTGCTCGCTCATGCTATCGATCAGTTCCTCCACGAAGAACAAACAATTGCTTTCTCCGATGATCCTATATTGCATGACCCGAGTGGAAGTTCACTGCATTTGTCGGCGCTCAAACGCTTTGATGGTGGCGATAAGTTACTCGACAAATTGCTGCTGACAAACTTCTCGGGTGTGAGCGGTCAAGTCCAGTTCGATTCCGATGGCGATCTGATCAATCCAGCCTATGACATACTTAACATCGGAGGCACAGGTTCGCGGAGGATCGGATTCTGGTCGAACTATTCCGGTCTTTCAGTCGTTGCTCCTCAAGTGTCGTATCGAAATCCACCAAACGCTTCCACCAGTAGCCGGCAGCTTTACAGTGTCATCTGGCCTGGAGAAACCACGGCTACTCCAAGAGGTTGGGCGTTCCCCAACAATGGAAAGCCTTTGCGGATTGGGGTCCCGTATCGAACGAGTTACAAGGAATTTGTATCGAGAGATGACAGCCCTGACGGCGTCCAAGGATACTGCATTGATGTGTTCAAAGCTGCAGTTGACTTGTTGCCATACCCGGTTCCCTTGTCATTCATTCTGTTTGGAGATGGGCTGAAGAATCCCAGCTACGATGATCTCGTGCAAAGGGTCTATGAAAAC TACTTCGATGCAGCTGTGGGGGACATAACCATCGTGACGAACAGGACACGGATCGTCGATTTCACACAGCCATACGTGGAATCGGGCCTCGTCATTGTTGCACCGGTCAAGGAGACGAACTCGAGCGCATGGGCTTTCCTGAAACCTTTTACGATACAGATGTGGTGCGTCACAGgggctttctttctttttgtgggAGCAGTAGTTTGGATTCTTGAGCATCGCCTGAACGCCGAATTCCGTGGGTCTCCAAGAAAGCAACTCGTGACGATATGCTG GTTTAGTTTCTCCACGATGTTCTTTGCTCAGA AAGAGAGAACTGTGAGTTCGCTCGGGCGGTTCGTGCTGATCATCTGGCTTTTCGTAGTCTTGATCATCAATTCAAGCTACACTGCAAGTCTGACATCCATCCTCACGGTTGAGCAACTCTCGTCAGGGATCCGAGGACTGGATAGCTTGATACATACCTCTGACCCTATCGGATATCAGGTGGGTTCATTTGCGAAGAACTATATGACGGAAGAGCTCAACATCGCCGAGTCACGGTTGGTATCCCTGAATAATCCTGAAGACTACGCCAGGGCACTCGAGCTCGGGCCACAACGTGGAGGCGTAGCCGCCATAGTCGACGAGCTTCCCTACGTGGAACTCTTCTTGTCCACAAACTGCAAGTTCAAGACGGTCGGTCAGGAGTTCACCAAAAGTGGATGGGGCTTC GCATTCCCGAGAGACTCTCCTCTTGCGGTGGACTTGTCCACGGCCATCCTGAGACTGTCGGAAAACGGTGATCTCCAGAGGATCCACGACAAATGGTTGCCACCCACCGGATGCAGCTCACAGGACAGCGGGATCGGTTCGAACCGGCTAAGCCTCGGGAGTTTCTGGGGCCTTTTTCTTATCTCTGGTCTTGCATGTCTGGTTGCTCTCATCATCTTCTTCGCGAGAATACTTTGCCAGTATAACGAGTACAGTAGTAGCCAAGAAACGGTCGGAATCCCCGAATCGGAGCGCAGCTTCAAGCGTCCGATGCGTTTAACCAGCATCAAGGATCTGATTGCTTTCGTCGATAAGAAAGAACATGAAGTCAAGAGTGTCATCAAGCAAAAATCGATCAGTCAACAGCAACGACGGAGCTCCCAAGTCTCGGATGGACAGTACATGTCTCCAGCATAG